A genomic segment from Deltaproteobacteria bacterium encodes:
- a CDS encoding OsmC family protein, with amino-acid sequence MAKMKTVSIEAKLGDKFKVEVKAGNHTLYVDQPQAGGGTDAGPNPIEYLFASLAGCIGTVARIIANQKRINLNGMDMKIEGAFDTEIILGKSKENRPGLTGIKVTLTIDSAMSKEEKEAFVEEIESRCPVSDNIANTTPVKVELL; translated from the coding sequence ATGGCAAAAATGAAAACAGTAAGCATTGAGGCAAAGCTAGGTGACAAATTTAAAGTTGAAGTAAAAGCAGGGAATCATACTCTTTATGTTGATCAACCACAGGCAGGTGGGGGGACTGATGCGGGACCAAACCCCATTGAGTATCTTTTCGCATCTCTTGCAGGCTGCATTGGCACAGTGGCAAGAATCATCGCAAACCAGAAGAGAATCAACTTAAATGGCATGGACATGAAAATTGAAGGGGCATTTGACACGGAGATCATACTCGGCAAAAGCAAGGAAAACAGACCGGGACTTACAGGCATAAAAGTTACCTTAACTATCGACTCGGCGATGTCAAAGGAAGAAAAGGAAGCTTTTGTAGAAGAAATAGAGAGCAGGTGCCCGGTTTCAGATAATATTGCCAACACGACTCCTGTAAAAGTGGAACTCTTGTAA